The following coding sequences are from one Candidatus Falkowbacteria bacterium window:
- the rplP gene encoding 50S ribosomal protein L16, with the protein MLTPKKTKHRKWHKGRGRNRDTKASRATEVSFGQFGLKATTASWVSSRQIEAARRSITRYVKRGGKVWIRIFPDKPVTSKGSQATMGSGKGAPEYFVAVVRPGTVIFELAGVTEEIAKESMRLAGHKLPVKTKFVSRG; encoded by the coding sequence ATGTTAACTCCCAAGAAAACTAAACACAGAAAATGGCATAAGGGTCGTGGTCGCAATAGGGACACGAAGGCTTCCAGGGCTACAGAAGTTTCTTTTGGTCAATTTGGATTAAAAGCTACAACGGCTTCTTGGGTTTCTTCTCGACAAATCGAGGCTGCTCGAAGATCGATTACTCGTTATGTTAAGCGTGGAGGAAAAGTTTGGATCAGAATTTTCCCAGATAAGCCAGTGACCAGTAAAGGTTCTCAAGCAACTATGGGTAGTGGTAAAGGTGCACCTGAGTATTTTGTAGCCGTCGTTAGACCTGGAACTGTTATTTTTGAACTAGCGGGTGTAACCGAGGAAATTGCCAAAGAATCAATGCGTTTGGCTGGACATAAATTACCTGTAAAAACTAAATTTGTAAGTAGAGGATAA
- the rplV gene encoding 50S ribosomal protein L22: protein MQVKAKAKYIRISPRKARLVVDLVRGLDLQAALDKLAVTNKKAVRFVDKLLKSALANAEHNLELKKDNLYIKELKVDEGPTFYRWMPRAFGRATPLRKRTSMISVILDERVPTEKKVTEKGSKKIETVKVDQKTTDQIKQKVDVSKKDTDLKDVDAEKKDDQHDVKRKGGQRDMQQQDRMQKKEKGLFKKMFRRKSGM, encoded by the coding sequence ATGCAAGTGAAAGCAAAAGCAAAATACATCAGGATTTCTCCTAGAAAAGCTAGACTAGTTGTTGACTTAGTTAGAGGTTTGGATTTGCAAGCAGCTCTTGATAAATTAGCAGTGACTAACAAGAAAGCTGTTCGTTTTGTAGATAAACTTTTGAAGTCTGCTTTAGCTAATGCCGAGCACAATTTAGAATTAAAAAAAGACAATTTATATATTAAGGAATTAAAAGTTGACGAAGGCCCAACCTTTTATCGTTGGATGCCACGTGCGTTTGGACGGGCAACACCATTGAGAAAGAGAACCTCTATGATTTCAGTTATTCTTGATGAGCGGGTGCCAACTGAGAAAAAAGTTACTGAAAAAGGATCTAAAAAAATTGAAACTGTAAAAGTAGACCAAAAAACAACTGATCAAATAAAACAAAAAGTAGATGTTTCTAAGAAGGATACTGATTTGAAGGATGTTGATGCTGAGAAAAAGGATGATCAGCATGATGTTAAACGTAAGGGTGGACAACGCGATATGCAACAACAAGATCGTATGCAAAAAAAGGAAAAAGGATTATTTAAAAAAATGTTCAGACGTAAGTCTGGCATGTAA
- the rplD gene encoding 50S ribosomal protein L4 translates to MIKAKLYNQAGEEKGEVKLNPEIFGMTVSDELVRQALVAVMANKRQVIAHSKDRSEVRGGGRKPWKQKGTGRARHGSTRSPIWKGGGVTFGPRNVRNFSKDINKKMKVKAVLMVLSDKANNQAIKILEKLEMTEPKTKKFADLTKNIKMEKSGLIVLDKMDKKIALSVSNIPKVEVIAADSLNIYDLLKYNHTIITKQALAKLEEVFLKK, encoded by the coding sequence ATGATTAAAGCCAAATTATACAACCAAGCAGGAGAAGAAAAAGGAGAAGTGAAATTAAATCCTGAAATTTTTGGTATGACAGTAAGTGATGAATTGGTTCGCCAAGCTTTGGTTGCTGTAATGGCCAACAAAAGACAAGTTATTGCCCACTCCAAAGATCGTAGTGAAGTTCGTGGTGGTGGTCGTAAACCTTGGAAACAAAAAGGTACAGGTAGAGCAAGACATGGTTCAACCCGATCTCCTATTTGGAAAGGTGGTGGTGTAACCTTTGGTCCGCGAAATGTGAGAAATTTCAGTAAAGACATTAATAAAAAAATGAAGGTCAAGGCGGTATTAATGGTTTTGTCTGACAAAGCGAATAATCAAGCAATAAAAATTTTGGAAAAATTAGAAATGACTGAACCTAAAACTAAAAAATTTGCAGATTTAACAAAAAATATAAAAATGGAAAAGAGCGGATTAATAGTTCTTGATAAGATGGATAAGAAAATTGCGTTATCTGTTAGTAATATTCCCAAAGTTGAAGTTATTGCTGCAGACAGTTTGAATATTTATGATTTATTGAAGTATAATCACACGATAATCACCAAACAGGCTTTGGCAAAACTTGAAGAGGTTTTTCTAAAGAAATAA
- the rplW gene encoding 50S ribosomal protein L23, whose product MSGILNKIFKADDQKKKTDSVKEVKTDKKETVKVKDTQKSVATATPVTKAPIKVASTPVKEVAKPIKVQRKDDAGAYKILLQPLVTEKATDLMQYNKYCFLVALTANKSEVAKTIMNVYGVKPAKVNFIKKQGKRVRYGRIFGKTKRTKKAIITLRPGDKMEIYEGV is encoded by the coding sequence ATGAGCGGTATATTAAATAAAATATTTAAGGCGGATGATCAGAAGAAAAAGACTGATTCTGTAAAAGAAGTTAAAACTGATAAAAAAGAAACAGTTAAGGTTAAAGATACTCAAAAATCAGTAGCAACTGCAACGCCTGTCACAAAAGCACCAATTAAGGTTGCGTCAACTCCAGTCAAGGAAGTGGCTAAACCTATTAAGGTTCAAAGAAAAGATGATGCTGGTGCATATAAAATTTTGTTACAGCCGTTGGTTACTGAGAAAGCAACTGATTTAATGCAATATAACAAATATTGTTTCTTGGTAGCACTTACTGCTAATAAGAGTGAAGTTGCTAAGACAATAATGAATGTTTATGGTGTTAAGCCAGCAAAAGTAAATTTTATCAAGAAACAAGGTAAACGAGTGCGTTATGGTAGAATTTTTGGAAAGACCAAAAGAACCAAAAAGGCTATTATTACACTACGACCTGGTGATAAAATGGAGATTTACGAAGGAGTTTAA
- the rpsC gene encoding 30S ribosomal protein S3, whose amino-acid sequence MGKKINPIIFRLKQTRTWDSRWFASKGNYTKFLKQDIEIKEYLKKKLLNAFVSTVNIERTSKDMNIIIYSARPGVIIGRSGVGIDELKKHIKMKFLKDRKAKLNINIKEVSNPNLDAMIVANNLKFDIEKRFPFRRAMKQALGKVERAGAKGVKIEMAGRLNGVEIARNEKLISGKVPLHTLRADIDYANVKAFTIFGVIGIKVWIYRGDIFEKKAKVKNVKNNDSVSQETKVSK is encoded by the coding sequence ATGGGTAAAAAAATAAATCCAATTATATTTCGTCTGAAACAAACTAGAACTTGGGATTCTCGGTGGTTTGCTAGTAAAGGAAATTATACAAAGTTTTTAAAACAGGACATCGAAATAAAAGAATATTTAAAGAAAAAATTACTTAATGCCTTTGTTTCAACAGTTAATATTGAAAGAACTAGCAAGGACATGAATATTATTATTTATTCTGCTAGACCGGGTGTAATTATAGGTCGTAGTGGTGTTGGAATTGACGAGTTGAAAAAGCATATAAAAATGAAATTTTTAAAAGATAGAAAAGCAAAGTTAAATATAAACATTAAGGAAGTTAGCAACCCTAATTTAGATGCCATGATTGTTGCAAATAACCTTAAATTTGATATTGAAAAACGTTTTCCTTTCCGAAGAGCAATGAAACAAGCATTAGGAAAAGTTGAACGAGCAGGAGCAAAGGGTGTTAAAATAGAAATGGCAGGAAGATTAAATGGTGTAGAAATTGCACGTAATGAAAAGTTGATTTCCGGAAAAGTTCCTTTGCACACTTTAAGAGCGGATATTGACTACGCAAATGTTAAAGCTTTTACTATATTTGGTGTAATCGGTATCAAGGTGTGGATTTACCGTGGTGATATTTTTGAAAAAAAAGCTAAAGTTAAAAATGTTAAAAATAATGATTCAGTAAGTCAAGAAACAAAAGTAAGTAAGTAA
- the tuf gene encoding elongation factor Tu, with translation MAAEVFERTKPHVNVGTIGHVDHGKTTLTAAILKYLIGKGGVAQNKDVSQIDAAPEEKARGITIATAHVEYETENRHYAHVDCPGHADYVKNMITGAAQMDGAILVVAATDGPMPQTREHILLARQVGVPSIVVFLNKTDLVDDKELIDLVEEEVRDLLKKYEFPGDETPIVRGSALKVLEDPASEDSVKSMQELMEALDTFIPEPKRDIDKDFLMPIEDVFSIEGRGTVVTGRIERGIVKVNEEIEIVGIRDNQKTIVTGVEMFNKTLNEGRAGDNAGILLRGLKKDQVERGQVLSKPGTVKPHTEFQCEVYVLSKDEGGRHKPFFKGYKPQFYMRTTDVTGEVFLPEGTEMVMPGDTVNLDVKLITPIALEESQRFAIREGGRTIGAGVISKITK, from the coding sequence ATGGCAGCAGAAGTATTTGAAAGAACTAAACCCCATGTAAATGTGGGAACAATTGGTCACGTTGACCACGGTAAGACAACTTTAACAGCAGCTATCTTAAAGTATCTTATTGGTAAGGGTGGAGTAGCTCAGAATAAAGACGTTAGTCAAATTGACGCAGCGCCTGAAGAAAAAGCTCGTGGTATTACAATTGCTACAGCTCATGTTGAGTATGAGACTGAAAATCGTCACTATGCTCACGTTGATTGTCCAGGTCATGCTGATTATGTAAAAAACATGATTACTGGAGCAGCCCAAATGGACGGCGCAATTTTGGTCGTAGCTGCTACAGATGGTCCTATGCCACAAACTAGAGAACATATTTTGTTGGCTAGACAGGTTGGTGTCCCATCAATTGTTGTTTTTCTAAACAAAACCGATTTAGTTGATGATAAGGAATTGATCGATTTAGTTGAAGAAGAAGTTCGTGATTTATTAAAAAAATACGAATTCCCTGGAGATGAAACTCCAATTGTTAGAGGATCAGCTTTGAAGGTGTTAGAAGATCCTGCTAGTGAAGATTCAGTTAAGTCTATGCAAGAATTAATGGAAGCTCTAGATACATTTATTCCAGAACCAAAAAGAGATATTGATAAGGATTTTTTAATGCCAATCGAAGACGTGTTTTCAATTGAAGGACGTGGAACTGTAGTGACTGGTAGAATAGAAAGAGGTATTGTTAAAGTTAATGAAGAAATAGAGATTGTTGGTATTCGTGATAATCAAAAAACAATCGTAACCGGTGTGGAAATGTTTAATAAGACCTTGAATGAAGGTCGCGCTGGTGATAATGCAGGTATTCTGCTACGTGGTTTGAAAAAGGACCAAGTAGAAAGAGGGCAGGTTTTGTCTAAGCCAGGTACAGTTAAACCTCATACAGAATTCCAATGCGAAGTTTATGTATTGTCAAAAGATGAAGGTGGTAGACACAAACCATTTTTCAAGGGATATAAACCACAGTTTTACATGAGAACAACAGATGTTACTGGTGAAGTCTTCTTACCTGAAGGTACAGAGATGGTTATGCCTGGTGACACTGTAAACTTGGACGTTAAGTTAATTACTCCAATTGCCTTAGAAGAATCACAAAGATTTGCTATTCGAGAAGGTGGTAGAACTATTGGTGCTGGAGTGATAAGTAAAATTACTAAATAA
- the rplE gene encoding 50S ribosomal protein L5 — translation MNNLKKQYNDEIVPALMEKFGYKNKLAVPNLEKVVLNVGAGKGLKDKEYLVTIKKTLELISGQKPVETIARKSISNFKIREGMVVGAKVTLRGKRMWDFIEKLVKVTCPRIRDFRGLSPKAFDRNGNYSIGFNEYVAFPEIIQDDVERLHGLEVCIKTTSDTEELGKALLKELGFPFKKEDK, via the coding sequence ATGAATAACCTAAAAAAACAATATAATGATGAAATTGTTCCAGCACTAATGGAAAAGTTTGGTTATAAGAATAAGTTAGCTGTGCCAAATTTGGAAAAAGTAGTATTGAACGTGGGTGCGGGAAAAGGACTTAAGGATAAAGAATATTTAGTTACAATAAAAAAAACACTAGAATTAATCAGTGGTCAAAAACCAGTTGAAACAATTGCTCGTAAATCAATTTCTAATTTCAAGATTAGAGAAGGGATGGTAGTTGGAGCTAAGGTAACTCTACGAGGAAAGAGAATGTGGGATTTTATTGAAAAACTAGTAAAAGTAACTTGTCCTCGAATCAGAGATTTTCGTGGTTTATCACCAAAAGCGTTTGATAGAAATGGTAATTATTCAATAGGTTTTAATGAGTATGTTGCTTTTCCTGAAATTATACAGGATGATGTTGAGCGACTACATGGTTTGGAAGTTTGTATAAAAACAACTTCTGATACGGAAGAATTAGGCAAAGCATTATTAAAAGAATTAGGTTTTCCATTTAAAAAAGAAGATAAATAA
- the rplB gene encoding 50S ribosomal protein L2 yields MAIKVYKPISNARRKMSIIDSSDYTKKKPEKKLLRVLKKSGGRNNTGRITVRHRGGGAKRLYRLIDFKRDKFDIPAKVTAIEYDPSRSSRIALLVYHDGDKRYIIAPANLKVGDQVISSKAKVEIQVGNATQLENIPVGMLISNIELVPGRGAEMARSAGAWCKLMAVEGKYAQLRLPSSEIRLVPKECFATIGQVSNPEHMHVKIGKAGRKRHMGFRPTVRGKAMNPVDHPHGGGEGSNPIGMKHPKTPWGKPALGVRTRAKNKQSDKLILTRRKKKRKK; encoded by the coding sequence ATGGCAATAAAAGTATACAAACCAATATCAAATGCTAGACGAAAAATGAGTATAATCGATTCGTCTGACTACACAAAGAAAAAACCAGAGAAAAAACTTCTGCGTGTTTTGAAGAAAAGTGGTGGCCGAAATAATACTGGTCGAATTACTGTTCGTCATCGTGGTGGTGGAGCAAAGCGTTTATATAGGTTAATTGATTTCAAAAGAGATAAATTTGATATTCCAGCAAAGGTTACAGCTATTGAGTATGATCCAAGTCGATCATCTAGAATTGCACTTTTAGTTTATCATGATGGTGACAAGCGATATATCATTGCCCCGGCTAATTTGAAGGTAGGTGATCAAGTTATTTCTTCAAAAGCAAAGGTTGAGATACAGGTTGGTAATGCAACTCAATTGGAAAATATTCCTGTAGGAATGTTGATTTCAAATATTGAACTTGTTCCAGGTAGGGGCGCAGAGATGGCTCGTAGCGCTGGAGCATGGTGTAAGCTAATGGCAGTTGAAGGCAAGTATGCACAATTGCGTTTACCATCTTCTGAGATTCGTTTAGTTCCAAAGGAATGTTTTGCTACAATTGGCCAGGTAAGTAATCCTGAACATATGCATGTGAAGATTGGTAAAGCTGGTAGAAAAAGACACATGGGATTCCGACCGACTGTACGTGGTAAGGCCATGAACCCAGTTGATCATCCTCATGGTGGTGGAGAAGGTAGTAACCCAATTGGAATGAAACATCCGAAAACGCCGTGGGGTAAGCCGGCTTTAGGAGTGAGAACAAGAGCAAAAAATAAACAATCAGATAAATTAATATTAACTAGACGCAAGAAAAAGCGTAAAAAGTAA
- the rpsJ gene encoding 30S ribosomal protein S10 has protein sequence MTDTKQPKKLEGNLDAVQRIRIKIKAYDHKIIDQSTQTIIEAGERTGATIKGPIPLPVEKKKYTVNRSTFVHKDARDQYEMRIHKRLIDILSPSAKTIDSLMNLNLPAGVDIEIKM, from the coding sequence ATGACAGACACAAAACAACCTAAAAAGTTAGAAGGCAACCTAGATGCTGTTCAAAGAATCAGGATCAAGATTAAAGCCTACGATCATAAAATAATTGATCAATCTACACAGACCATTATCGAAGCTGGAGAAAGAACTGGTGCTACTATCAAGGGCCCTATTCCTTTGCCAGTGGAAAAGAAAAAATACACGGTTAACCGATCAACCTTTGTTCATAAGGATGCTCGAGACCAGTATGAAATGAGAATTCACAAAAGATTGATTGATATTTTAAGTCCTAGTGCTAAAACCATTGATTCTTTAATGAATTTGAACCTGCCAGCAGGTGTGGATATTGAGATAAAAATGTAG
- the rplX gene encoding 50S ribosomal protein L24 → MRIKKGDKVQITKGKDRVKRTKKGEKKEKGNQGKIVQVLRTKKKVVVDGLNLRYKHVRPKREGEKGQRIEFPAPISISNVMLVCPKCSKATRVSYKLLDSDLKGKKKIRICKKCKEAID, encoded by the coding sequence ATGAGAATAAAAAAAGGTGACAAAGTCCAAATTACAAAGGGTAAAGACCGAGTCAAACGCACAAAAAAAGGTGAAAAGAAAGAAAAAGGCAACCAAGGCAAAATTGTTCAGGTTTTAAGAACCAAGAAAAAGGTTGTAGTAGACGGTTTAAATTTACGATATAAACATGTGCGACCCAAAAGAGAAGGCGAAAAAGGCCAAAGAATTGAATTTCCAGCACCGATTAGTATTTCTAATGTTATGTTGGTATGTCCTAAATGTAGTAAAGCAACAAGGGTAAGTTATAAATTGCTGGATTCAGATTTAAAAGGTAAGAAAAAAATAAGAATTTGTAAAAAATGTAAAGAAGCTATTGATTAA
- the rpsQ gene encoding 30S ribosomal protein S17, with amino-acid sequence MEKKVKLSRQLTGTVVSTKMDKTAVVKVDRVVKHKIYKKQYAVSKKYKAHNEKGDVRVGDKVVIQQCRPMSKEKCWRIFKKVK; translated from the coding sequence ATTGAAAAAAAAGTAAAATTATCAAGACAATTAACCGGAACAGTTGTTAGTACCAAGATGGACAAAACTGCAGTAGTTAAGGTTGATCGAGTGGTAAAACATAAAATTTATAAAAAACAATACGCTGTAAGTAAAAAATATAAAGCTCATAATGAAAAGGGAGATGTTCGTGTCGGTGATAAGGTTGTTATTCAACAGTGCAGACCAATGAGTAAAGAAAAATGTTGGCGAATTTTTAAAAAAGTTAAATAG
- the rpsS gene encoding 30S ribosomal protein S19 — MSRSLKKGPYIDAKLLKKVGVAKPGDVIKTWARSAVVTPEMVGYIFAVHNGKDFIEVSVVENMVGHKLGEFSPTRKFFSHGGKMAKTQMKGGKK, encoded by the coding sequence ATGTCAAGAAGTCTAAAAAAAGGACCATACATAGATGCAAAACTATTAAAGAAGGTCGGTGTAGCTAAACCCGGTGATGTTATTAAAACCTGGGCTAGAAGCGCAGTTGTGACACCTGAAATGGTAGGTTATATTTTTGCTGTACATAATGGCAAGGACTTTATTGAAGTATCTGTAGTAGAAAACATGGTTGGCCATAAGCTTGGTGAGTTTTCACCAACGAGAAAGTTTTTCTCACATGGTGGTAAAATGGCCAAGACTCAAATGAAAGGTGGTAAAAAGTAA
- the rplC gene encoding 50S ribosomal protein L3: MKFIIGKKLDMTQKFTEDGKVVPVTRIVAGPCFVTAKNKYIDHKGIQIAWEKVDTKKVSKPQNVIFKKIFKKDVAYRRLKEFKVSNDDAMYDKLEVGQEINVGIFQVGDVVKIKGHSKGKGFQGVVKRHGFKGSPASHGHKDQLRMPGSIGATGPAHVFKGTRMGGHMGDQSATLPSVEIVEILPETNEIYIKGAVPGARNSLLYIKIEGDFELPKKEEVKSEEVKPVATEKKVEEVKSVEEKKSEPTPELTKEDVKIKEPKVDNKKDVLVKDSAKSEEVKE; encoded by the coding sequence ATGAAATTCATAATTGGTAAAAAATTAGACATGACACAAAAGTTTACCGAAGACGGTAAAGTAGTGCCAGTGACCAGAATCGTAGCTGGTCCATGTTTTGTGACTGCCAAAAATAAATATATTGACCATAAGGGAATTCAGATAGCTTGGGAAAAAGTCGATACAAAAAAAGTTTCTAAACCACAAAACGTGATTTTCAAAAAAATATTCAAGAAGGATGTTGCATATAGAAGATTAAAGGAATTCAAGGTTTCAAATGATGACGCTATGTACGATAAACTTGAAGTTGGGCAAGAGATTAATGTTGGTATTTTTCAAGTAGGGGACGTTGTTAAGATTAAAGGACATTCCAAAGGTAAAGGTTTTCAGGGTGTAGTTAAACGCCACGGTTTCAAAGGTTCTCCAGCTTCACATGGTCATAAAGATCAGCTGAGAATGCCAGGTTCCATTGGTGCCACTGGGCCAGCTCACGTATTTAAAGGCACTCGAATGGGTGGACACATGGGAGATCAATCAGCTACTTTGCCGAGTGTGGAAATTGTCGAAATATTACCTGAAACAAATGAAATTTATATCAAAGGAGCAGTTCCAGGTGCACGTAATAGTCTTTTGTATATAAAGATTGAAGGTGATTTTGAATTACCTAAAAAAGAAGAAGTTAAGTCAGAAGAAGTTAAACCAGTAGCTACTGAGAAGAAGGTAGAAGAAGTTAAATCTGTTGAAGAAAAAAAATCCGAACCAACCCCTGAGTTAACCAAGGAGGATGTTAAAATTAAAGAACCAAAAGTTGATAATAAAAAAGACGTTTTAGTAAAAGATTCAGCGAAGAGTGAAGAAGTAAAGGAATAA
- the rpmC gene encoding 50S ribosomal protein L29 — translation MKTRELEKKSSEELEKLYIDFCQKRQQLNFKVASKQLKNIREVREARKTIARILTIQKQRQSEEKK, via the coding sequence ATGAAGACAAGAGAATTAGAAAAAAAATCAAGTGAAGAATTAGAAAAGTTATATATCGATTTTTGTCAAAAAAGACAACAGTTGAATTTTAAAGTTGCCAGTAAGCAATTGAAAAATATTAGAGAAGTAAGAGAGGCGAGAAAAACAATTGCTAGGATTCTAACTATTCAAAAGCAACGACAAAGTGAAGAAAAAAAATAA
- the fusA gene encoding elongation factor G, with the protein MSREYSLENTRNIGIIAHIDAGKTTVTERILFYTGKKHKIGEVHEGGAEMDWMEQEKERGITITSAATTCFWNDKRINIIDTPGHVDFTAEVERSLRVLDGGVIVFDGVAGVEPQSETVWHQAVKYSVPRMGFINKMDRMGADFYADMESIYDRLTKNAHPIQLPIGAAETFKGIIDLFKMKAFVYEDDMGIKILEIDIPEDMEAKSKEYRDKLVEAIVEHDEVLMDKYLAGEEIPVEDLKRVLRVATIENKIVPILVGSALKNKGVQMLLDAIVEFLPSPLDIPPLQATDAKDEEKLVEIKPNDEDPFAGLAFKIATDPYVGKLCFIRVYSGILKSGSYIVNVNTGEKGRVGRLVRMHANHREEVTEVYAGEIAAVIGLKNTFTGHTLCAEEREVILENITFPEPVISVAIEPKTKVDQEKMGMALQKLSEEDPTFRVRTDDETMQTIIAGMGELHLEILVDRMKREFKVEANIGAPQVAYKETIKKTAEAEGKYVRQSGGRGQYGHCRLRVSPREAGEGFEFVDEVKGGVIPREYIPAVQKGIKEAMDKGVLAGYPMIDIQAVVYDGSFHEVDSSESAFKIAGSIAFQDAVKKANLVLLEPVMKVEATIPEKYLGDVVGDLNSKRAQISEMRDRGNAKVIDAEVPLSEMFGYATTLRSVTQGRGSYSMEFLKYSDVPANVVEKIMNSKNSDKK; encoded by the coding sequence ATGTCGAGAGAATATTCATTAGAAAATACTAGAAATATTGGGATTATTGCCCATATTGACGCAGGTAAAACAACAGTTACTGAGCGTATTTTATTTTATACAGGAAAAAAACATAAGATTGGAGAAGTTCATGAAGGTGGAGCTGAAATGGACTGGATGGAACAAGAGAAAGAGCGTGGTATTACTATTACTTCTGCTGCTACAACTTGTTTCTGGAATGATAAGAGAATTAATATTATTGACACTCCTGGTCACGTAGATTTCACTGCCGAAGTAGAACGTTCTTTGAGAGTTCTTGATGGTGGTGTTATTGTTTTTGATGGAGTAGCTGGAGTTGAACCGCAATCTGAAACGGTTTGGCATCAAGCGGTTAAATATAGTGTCCCACGAATGGGTTTTATCAATAAGATGGATCGCATGGGCGCGGATTTTTATGCCGACATGGAGTCTATTTATGATAGATTAACTAAGAATGCTCACCCTATTCAATTACCAATCGGAGCAGCTGAGACATTTAAGGGGATCATTGACTTATTCAAAATGAAAGCTTTTGTCTATGAAGATGACATGGGAATTAAAATCTTGGAAATTGATATTCCTGAAGACATGGAGGCCAAGTCTAAAGAGTATAGAGATAAATTAGTTGAAGCTATTGTCGAACATGATGAGGTTTTGATGGATAAATATTTAGCAGGTGAGGAAATCCCAGTCGAAGATTTAAAAAGAGTCTTACGAGTGGCTACTATTGAAAATAAAATTGTACCTATCTTGGTTGGTAGTGCTTTGAAAAATAAAGGTGTTCAAATGCTTTTAGATGCAATTGTTGAATTTTTACCATCACCGCTCGATATCCCACCATTACAAGCAACTGACGCAAAGGATGAAGAAAAGTTGGTTGAAATAAAGCCAAATGATGAAGATCCTTTTGCTGGCTTGGCATTTAAAATTGCCACAGATCCTTATGTCGGTAAATTATGTTTCATTCGTGTTTACTCAGGCATTTTGAAATCAGGTTCATATATTGTTAATGTTAATACTGGTGAAAAGGGGAGAGTTGGTCGGCTAGTAAGAATGCATGCAAATCATCGCGAAGAAGTTACAGAAGTTTATGCTGGGGAAATTGCAGCTGTGATTGGATTAAAAAATACTTTTACTGGACATACACTATGTGCTGAGGAGCGTGAAGTTATTCTAGAAAATATTACTTTCCCAGAACCGGTAATTTCTGTGGCGATTGAACCAAAGACAAAGGTTGACCAGGAAAAAATGGGAATGGCTTTACAAAAGTTGTCAGAAGAAGATCCAACTTTTAGGGTTCGAACTGACGATGAGACTATGCAGACTATCATTGCTGGTATGGGAGAGTTACATTTAGAAATTCTTGTTGATCGAATGAAGAGAGAGTTTAAAGTGGAAGCTAATATTGGTGCACCGCAAGTAGCTTATAAAGAAACTATTAAAAAAACAGCAGAAGCAGAAGGAAAATATGTTCGTCAGTCAGGTGGTCGTGGTCAGTATGGTCATTGTAGACTTCGAGTGTCGCCTAGAGAAGCCGGAGAAGGTTTTGAGTTTGTTGACGAGGTCAAAGGTGGTGTTATTCCACGAGAATATATTCCAGCTGTCCAAAAAGGAATTAAGGAAGCAATGGATAAAGGTGTTTTAGCTGGGTATCCTATGATTGATATTCAGGCAGTTGTTTATGATGGATCTTTTCATGAAGTTGATTCATCAGAATCAGCCTTTAAGATTGCTGGATCAATTGCTTTTCAGGATGCTGTTAAAAAAGCAAACCTGGTTTTACTTGAACCAGTAATGAAAGTGGAAGCAACAATACCGGAAAAATATTTAGGTGATGTGGTTGGTGATTTAAATTCCAAACGTGCTCAGATTAGTGAAATGCGTGATCGCGGAAATGCCAAGGTTATTGATGCAGAAGTTCCTCTATCTGAAATGTTTGGTTATGCCACTACACTCCGATCAGTAACTCAAGGTCGTGGTAGTTATTCAATGGAATTTTTAAAGTATTCCGATGTTCCGGCAAATGTAGTTGAAAAGATTATGAATTCAAAAAATAGTGATAAAAAGTAA
- the rplN gene encoding 50S ribosomal protein L14, which translates to MIQHRTMVKSADNSGAKRMQCIRVLDGYKKRYARLGDVITITVKEAKPHSMVKKGEVLHAVVVRTRKESRRNDGSYIRFGDNAVVIIDRKTKEPKGTRIFGPVAREVRKRGFSKIISLAPEVL; encoded by the coding sequence ATGATTCAACATAGAACAATGGTAAAATCAGCTGATAACTCTGGCGCAAAACGCATGCAGTGTATTAGGGTTTTAGATGGTTATAAAAAGCGGTATGCTAGATTGGGTGACGTTATTACTATAACTGTAAAGGAAGCAAAACCGCATAGCATGGTTAAGAAAGGTGAAGTTTTGCACGCTGTAGTTGTAAGAACGAGAAAAGAGAGTCGCCGGAATGATGGTTCGTATATTAGATTTGGTGATAACGCAGTTGTGATTATTGATCGTAAAACAAAAGAGCCTAAAGGGACACGTATATTTGGTCCAGTTGCCCGAGAGGTAAGAAAAAGAGGCTTCAGTAAAATAATTTCATTAGCTCCAGAAGTTCTATAA